The Propionibacterium freudenreichii subsp. freudenreichii genome contains a region encoding:
- the nifJ gene encoding pyruvate:ferredoxin (flavodoxin) oxidoreductase: protein MDGNEAAARVAHAFSEVIAVYPITPSSAMAESCDAWSAAGRTNLWGGVPQVVEMQSEAGAAGALHGAVTKGVLGTTFTASQGLLLMIPNMYKIAGELTPAVIHVAARAVATHALSIFGDHSDVMAVRQTGWGMLASASVQEAHDLAAVAHAATLRTRVPFVHFFDGFRTSHEVNTIETLTRDDLTALVREDDVSAHRERGLTPDAPMLRGTAQNPDVFFQAREAANPFYDVTPSVVQEVMDELAERSGRQYHLVDYHGAPDADRVIVIMGSGGDTARETVDALNAAGQKLGVLQVRLFRPFPTEQLAAALPTSVRHIAVLDRTKEPGSAGEPLLADVITALADEADHFDAGMPKFTGGRYGLSSKEFTPAMVKAVFDDLATPAPHRRFTVGINDDVSHLSLPVDDSFTIDHPGLTAVFYGLGSDGTVGASKNSVKIIAADGRYGQGYFVYDSRKSGATTVSHLRFGDKPIDAPYLIDAADFVAVHQFELLEKMPTLDLAKPGAKVLINSPFGADSWAHLPVEIQQIILDRKLDVWVIDATAIAIKTKLGHRINTIMQPCYFYLSGVVDQAEAIPRIKESIDKTYGRRGRVIVERNFAAVDAAIEALSHLEVPAGVVGDQHRMAPLPDAAPDFVKRVTGAMLRGEGDALPVSALPVDGTWPIATSKYEKRGIATDIPIWDESLCIDCGKCAITCPHAAIRIKVAPEAEFADAPQGFKSKNYRDRKLAGHRLVVQVAPDDCTGCGICVDVCPAKSKTEVKHKSLNMEPRREHLETERANFDFFLGLPEIDRSKVRHDQVKGVAQLQPLFEFSLACSGCGETPYIRTLTQLFGDRMLIANATGCSSIYGGNLPTAPYATNAAGRGPAWSNSLFEDNAEFGLGMRLGWEQQNAEARRLLEHVGGLDADLVGELLGADQHDEPGIDAQRERVTRLKEALADRSDATAQRLATLADELVEKSVWIIGGDGWAYDIGSGGLDHVLGSGHNVNVLVLDTEVYSNTGGQASKATPRAAAAKFAPHGKASAKKDLGMIAQAYGDVYVAQVAIGANQQQTVRALSEAQAWDGPSLIIAYSTCIAHGIDMETSMTHQGDAVRTGYWPLYRFRPSEDADAVPLHMDSRAPMGKVADFMGSEARFAMLQRAYPDRARELGDLAQADADERWRYYSQLAGVTRVLPAEREGAADDDQPVTSPTPEPGGTVTPPSGDSGAAGTTKAGE from the coding sequence TGGAGCGCCGCCGGGCGCACCAACCTGTGGGGTGGCGTGCCCCAGGTGGTGGAGATGCAGTCGGAGGCCGGCGCGGCCGGTGCCCTGCACGGCGCCGTGACCAAGGGTGTGCTCGGCACCACGTTCACGGCCTCACAAGGCCTTTTGCTCATGATCCCGAATATGTACAAGATCGCCGGCGAGCTGACTCCGGCGGTGATCCACGTCGCGGCGCGCGCGGTTGCCACCCATGCGCTGTCGATCTTCGGCGACCACTCCGATGTGATGGCCGTGCGCCAGACCGGTTGGGGCATGCTCGCCTCGGCATCGGTGCAGGAGGCCCACGACCTGGCGGCGGTGGCCCATGCGGCCACGTTGCGCACCCGGGTGCCCTTCGTCCACTTCTTCGATGGTTTCCGCACCAGCCACGAGGTGAACACGATCGAGACCCTCACCCGTGATGACCTGACGGCACTCGTCCGCGAAGACGATGTTTCCGCTCATCGCGAACGCGGCCTGACCCCGGACGCGCCGATGTTGCGCGGCACCGCCCAGAACCCGGACGTCTTCTTCCAGGCCCGCGAGGCCGCCAACCCCTTCTACGACGTCACCCCCTCGGTGGTGCAGGAGGTGATGGACGAGCTGGCCGAGCGCAGTGGACGCCAGTACCACCTGGTCGACTACCACGGTGCGCCGGACGCCGATCGCGTCATCGTGATCATGGGTTCGGGTGGCGACACGGCCCGTGAGACCGTCGACGCCCTCAACGCGGCCGGGCAGAAGCTCGGCGTGCTGCAGGTGCGCCTGTTCCGTCCCTTCCCCACCGAGCAACTCGCGGCGGCGCTGCCCACCTCGGTGCGCCACATCGCCGTGCTCGACCGCACCAAGGAGCCCGGCTCGGCCGGGGAGCCCCTGCTGGCCGATGTGATCACCGCGCTGGCCGATGAGGCCGACCACTTCGATGCCGGCATGCCGAAGTTCACCGGCGGACGCTATGGCCTGAGCTCCAAGGAGTTCACCCCCGCCATGGTCAAGGCCGTCTTCGACGACCTGGCCACGCCCGCTCCGCATCGTCGCTTCACCGTGGGCATCAACGATGACGTCTCGCACCTGTCGCTGCCGGTGGACGACTCCTTCACCATCGACCATCCCGGCCTGACCGCCGTCTTCTACGGGTTGGGTTCCGACGGCACCGTCGGGGCGTCCAAGAACTCGGTGAAGATCATCGCGGCCGATGGCCGCTACGGCCAGGGCTATTTCGTCTATGACTCGCGCAAGTCGGGGGCCACCACGGTGAGCCACCTGCGCTTCGGCGACAAGCCGATCGACGCGCCCTATCTGATCGATGCGGCCGACTTCGTGGCGGTGCACCAGTTCGAGCTGCTCGAGAAGATGCCCACCCTCGACCTGGCCAAGCCGGGCGCGAAGGTGCTCATCAACTCGCCGTTCGGCGCCGATTCCTGGGCGCACCTGCCAGTGGAGATCCAGCAGATCATCCTCGACCGCAAGCTCGACGTCTGGGTGATCGACGCCACCGCGATCGCCATCAAGACCAAGCTGGGGCACCGCATCAACACGATCATGCAGCCCTGCTACTTCTACCTGTCGGGTGTGGTCGACCAGGCCGAGGCGATCCCGCGCATCAAGGAGAGCATCGACAAGACCTACGGCCGGCGCGGCCGGGTGATCGTCGAGCGGAACTTCGCCGCCGTCGACGCCGCCATCGAGGCGCTGAGCCACCTGGAGGTGCCCGCCGGCGTGGTCGGCGACCAGCACCGCATGGCGCCACTGCCCGACGCGGCACCCGACTTCGTCAAGCGCGTCACCGGCGCGATGCTGCGCGGCGAGGGCGACGCCCTGCCGGTCAGTGCGCTGCCCGTTGACGGCACGTGGCCGATCGCCACGAGCAAGTACGAGAAGCGTGGCATCGCCACCGACATCCCGATCTGGGACGAGAGCCTGTGCATCGACTGCGGCAAGTGCGCCATCACCTGCCCGCATGCGGCAATCCGCATCAAGGTGGCCCCCGAGGCCGAGTTCGCCGACGCCCCCCAGGGCTTCAAGTCGAAGAACTACCGCGACCGCAAGCTCGCCGGCCATCGCCTGGTGGTGCAGGTGGCCCCCGATGACTGCACCGGTTGCGGCATCTGCGTGGACGTCTGCCCGGCCAAGTCGAAGACCGAGGTGAAGCACAAGTCGCTCAACATGGAGCCGCGCCGTGAGCACCTCGAGACGGAGCGCGCCAACTTCGACTTCTTCCTGGGGCTTCCCGAGATCGACCGTTCGAAGGTACGTCACGACCAGGTGAAGGGCGTGGCCCAGTTGCAGCCGCTCTTCGAGTTCTCGCTGGCCTGCTCCGGCTGCGGCGAGACGCCCTACATCAGGACGCTCACCCAGCTGTTCGGCGACCGGATGCTCATCGCCAATGCGACTGGCTGCTCGTCGATCTACGGCGGCAACCTGCCGACGGCCCCCTACGCCACCAATGCGGCCGGACGGGGCCCGGCGTGGAGCAACTCCCTGTTCGAGGACAACGCCGAGTTCGGCCTGGGCATGCGCCTGGGCTGGGAACAGCAGAACGCCGAGGCACGACGCCTGCTGGAACATGTCGGGGGATTGGACGCCGACCTGGTGGGCGAGCTGCTGGGCGCCGATCAGCATGACGAGCCCGGAATCGACGCCCAGCGCGAGCGCGTGACGCGCTTGAAGGAGGCCCTGGCCGACCGTTCCGACGCGACGGCGCAGCGGCTGGCAACCCTGGCCGACGAATTGGTCGAGAAGTCGGTGTGGATCATCGGCGGCGACGGTTGGGCCTACGACATCGGCTCGGGCGGACTGGACCATGTGCTCGGCTCGGGGCACAACGTCAATGTGCTCGTGCTCGACACCGAGGTGTACTCCAACACCGGCGGGCAGGCGTCCAAGGCGACGCCCCGCGCGGCGGCGGCAAAGTTCGCCCCCCACGGCAAGGCGAGCGCCAAGAAGGACCTCGGCATGATCGCCCAGGCCTATGGCGACGTCTATGTGGCGCAGGTGGCCATCGGGGCCAACCAGCAGCAGACCGTGCGCGCCCTGTCCGAGGCGCAGGCATGGGACGGGCCGAGCCTGATCATCGCCTACTCCACCTGCATCGCCCACGGCATCGACATGGAGACGTCGATGACCCACCAGGGCGATGCGGTGCGCACCGGATACTGGCCGCTGTACCGCTTCCGTCCCAGCGAGGATGCCGATGCGGTGCCCCTGCACATGGACTCCAGGGCGCCGATGGGCAAGGTCGCCGACTTCATGGGCAGCGAGGCGCGCTTCGCGATGCTGCAGCGGGCCTATCCCGACCGGGCCCGTGAGCTGGGTGACCTGGCCCAGGCCGATGCCGACGAGCGTTGGCGCTACTACAGCCAGCTGGCCGGCGTCACCCGCGTGCTGCCCGCCGAGCGGGAGGGTGCTGCCGACGACGACCAGCCGGTCACCTCGCCAACTCCTGAGCCCGGTGGCACCGTGACGCCCCCGTCGGGCGATTCGGGAGCCGCGGGCACGACGAAAGCAGGGGAGTGA
- a CDS encoding 2'-5' RNA ligase family protein has product MADVDPLASMDPQWRGHAVLLVPVPELEPFARERTRFYDRSFLSDDPRFFQAHITVLAPFMAVPERSRIAPIVDALHPFDFELSQLGVFPDGLIHLRPEPDAPLRDAIGRAVEAFPEVRGYGHPAPVPHLSLDRLSPQVSVQSTRALLGKLVPAHCRADRIQLCWYESDHCRVLDEWELR; this is encoded by the coding sequence TTGGCGGACGTCGACCCGCTGGCGAGCATGGACCCCCAGTGGCGCGGCCATGCCGTCCTGTTGGTGCCGGTGCCCGAGCTGGAACCCTTCGCCCGCGAACGCACACGGTTCTACGACCGCTCGTTCCTCAGCGACGACCCGCGGTTCTTCCAGGCGCACATCACGGTGCTCGCGCCGTTCATGGCGGTGCCCGAGCGTTCCCGCATCGCCCCGATCGTGGACGCCCTGCATCCCTTTGACTTCGAATTGTCGCAGCTGGGCGTGTTCCCCGATGGGCTCATTCACCTACGCCCCGAGCCCGACGCGCCACTGCGGGACGCGATCGGCCGCGCCGTCGAGGCCTTTCCCGAGGTGCGCGGCTACGGCCACCCGGCACCGGTGCCCCACCTGAGCCTGGACCGACTCTCACCACAGGTGAGCGTGCAGTCGACGCGCGCGCTGTTGGGCAAGCTGGTGCCCGCCCACTGCCGCGCCGACCGCATCCAGCTGTGCTGGTACGAGTCCGACCATTGCCGGGTGCTCGACGAGTGGGAGTTGCGCTGA
- a CDS encoding acetyl/propionyl/methylcrotonyl-CoA carboxylase subunit alpha encodes MVAVDTTRTITKVLIANRGEIAVRIIRGARDAGLESVAIYADADSASLFVEMADEAFALNGATPAETYLDIDKIIAIAKRSGADAVHPGYGFLSENSNFAQAVVDAGMVWIGPPPAAIESLGDKVTARHIAQKVGAPQVPGTTDPVKNADEIIEFAKTHGLPIAIKAAFGGGGRGLKVARTLEEIPAKFESATREAITAFGRGECFVERYLDRPRHVETQCLADEYGNVVVVSSRDCSLQRRHQKLVEEAPAPFLSDDQLDQLYSSSKAILKEAGYVSAATCEFLVGLDGTISFLEVNTRLQVEHPVTEQVSGVDLVREQFRIACGGHLDYPDPRLEGHSFEFRINAEDPGRNFMPAPGTLTKFQPPCGSGVRMDEGYHAGMSVPGAFDSLVAKLVVYGADRVEALERARRALDELVVEGMPTVVPFDRAVVRDPAFTAEDGKFAVFTDWIETEFDNHIEPYAGDLGVAEEPVERQSVVVEVNGRRLEVTLPAGLQAGPAKSSKLRKPTKRGRGGGKIAEVSGDALTAPMQGTIVKTSVQEGQHVDEGETVLVLEAMKMEQPIAAHRSGVVHNLVAAGTAVASGDVLCEITDA; translated from the coding sequence GTGGTCGCTGTCGACACCACTCGCACCATCACGAAGGTGCTCATTGCCAATCGTGGCGAGATCGCGGTGCGGATCATCCGTGGCGCCAGGGATGCCGGGCTGGAAAGCGTGGCCATCTACGCCGACGCCGACTCTGCGTCGCTGTTCGTCGAGATGGCCGACGAGGCGTTCGCGCTCAACGGCGCCACACCGGCCGAGACCTATCTGGACATCGACAAGATCATCGCCATCGCGAAGCGCTCCGGCGCCGACGCGGTGCACCCCGGGTATGGCTTCCTGTCCGAGAACTCGAACTTCGCGCAGGCCGTCGTGGACGCCGGCATGGTGTGGATCGGGCCCCCGCCCGCAGCGATCGAATCCCTCGGTGACAAGGTGACGGCGCGCCACATCGCCCAGAAGGTCGGCGCCCCGCAGGTGCCCGGCACCACTGATCCGGTCAAGAATGCCGATGAGATCATCGAATTCGCCAAGACACACGGGCTGCCGATTGCCATCAAGGCCGCATTCGGCGGCGGCGGCCGCGGCCTCAAGGTGGCCCGCACGCTGGAGGAGATCCCGGCGAAGTTCGAATCCGCCACCCGCGAGGCGATCACGGCCTTCGGACGCGGCGAATGCTTCGTGGAGCGCTACCTCGATCGTCCCCGCCACGTGGAGACCCAGTGCCTGGCCGACGAATACGGCAACGTCGTCGTGGTGTCCAGCCGCGACTGCTCATTGCAGCGCCGCCACCAGAAGCTCGTCGAGGAGGCACCGGCGCCCTTCCTCAGCGACGATCAGCTCGACCAGCTCTATTCGTCGTCGAAGGCGATCCTCAAGGAGGCCGGCTATGTCAGCGCCGCCACCTGTGAGTTCCTCGTCGGCCTGGACGGCACGATCAGCTTCCTCGAGGTGAACACCCGCCTGCAGGTGGAGCACCCGGTGACCGAGCAGGTCAGCGGCGTCGACCTGGTGCGCGAGCAGTTCCGTATCGCCTGCGGCGGCCACCTCGACTACCCCGATCCCCGCCTTGAGGGCCACAGCTTCGAATTCCGCATCAACGCCGAGGACCCGGGACGCAACTTCATGCCCGCCCCCGGCACCCTCACCAAGTTCCAGCCGCCGTGCGGGTCCGGGGTGCGCATGGACGAGGGCTACCACGCCGGCATGAGCGTGCCGGGCGCCTTCGACTCACTCGTCGCGAAGCTGGTGGTCTACGGCGCCGACCGCGTTGAGGCCCTGGAACGTGCGCGGCGTGCGCTCGACGAGCTGGTCGTGGAGGGCATGCCCACCGTGGTGCCCTTCGACCGGGCCGTGGTGCGCGATCCGGCCTTCACCGCCGAGGACGGCAAGTTCGCCGTGTTCACCGACTGGATCGAAACCGAATTCGACAACCACATCGAGCCCTACGCCGGCGATCTGGGCGTGGCCGAGGAGCCGGTTGAGCGCCAGAGCGTCGTGGTGGAGGTCAATGGCCGCCGCCTCGAGGTGACACTTCCGGCAGGCCTGCAGGCCGGGCCCGCCAAGTCGTCCAAGTTGCGCAAGCCCACCAAGCGTGGTCGCGGCGGCGGGAAGATCGCCGAGGTCAGTGGCGACGCGCTCACCGCACCCATGCAGGGCACCATCGTCAAGACGTCGGTGCAGGAGGGCCAGCACGTCGACGAGGGTGAGACCGTGCTGGTGCTCGAGGCCATGAAGATGGAGCAGCCCATCGCTGCCCACCGTTCCGGTGTGGTGCACAACCTGGTGGCCGCCGGCACCGCCGTCGCCAGCGGTGATGTGCTCTGTGAGATCACCGACGCCTGA
- a CDS encoding Maf family protein, translating to MKLVLGSSSPARLATLHSAGLRPIAISPDIDETAHMDEGIDELTARLAEQKGNSVRRQLRERGLLDEPVVLLACDTMLEIEGNIVGKPGTAEKAVMRWYRMRSRQGVIHTGHYVAVLRDGMAHEQTRVATTIVDFADLTDAEIADYAATGEPQNVAGGFTIDSLGGPFVMGVHGDPHNVVGISLPLVRQMLLDLGVSWFSLWDRPLSEAWQERHGAIAATKPGVPAESGSPQGPGAPADRGE from the coding sequence GTGAAACTGGTTCTCGGTTCGTCATCCCCCGCCCGGCTTGCCACCCTGCACTCCGCCGGCCTGCGACCGATCGCCATCTCCCCCGACATCGACGAGACGGCCCACATGGATGAGGGCATCGACGAGCTCACCGCCCGCCTGGCCGAGCAGAAGGGCAACTCGGTGCGCCGCCAGCTGCGTGAACGCGGCTTGCTGGACGAACCGGTCGTGCTGCTGGCCTGCGACACCATGCTCGAGATCGAGGGCAATATCGTCGGCAAGCCCGGCACCGCCGAGAAGGCCGTGATGCGCTGGTACCGCATGCGTTCGCGCCAGGGCGTGATCCACACCGGCCACTATGTGGCCGTGCTGCGCGATGGCATGGCACACGAGCAGACGCGGGTGGCCACCACGATCGTCGACTTCGCCGACCTGACGGATGCCGAGATCGCCGACTATGCCGCCACCGGCGAACCACAGAACGTGGCCGGCGGCTTCACCATTGACTCCCTGGGTGGGCCCTTCGTCATGGGCGTGCACGGCGATCCGCACAATGTCGTGGGCATCTCGTTGCCGCTGGTGCGCCAGATGCTGCTCGACCTGGGAGTGAGTTGGTTCAGCCTGTGGGACCGCCCGCTGAGTGAGGCGTGGCAGGAACGCCACGGCGCCATCGCCGCCACGAAACCCGGCGTACCGGCCGAGTCCGGCTCACCGCAGGGTCCCGGGGCACCGGCCGACCGGGGCGAATAG
- a CDS encoding dihydroorotate dehydrogenase-like protein encodes MTTNVDISTNYLGLELKCPVISSASPLNAHVDKLRAIEAAGAGAVVLPSLFAEEAEDEELEAAGLLDSGDEFAEFASSPLVEVDQGDQGTNRHVLLVQQAKQALTIPVIASVNGSHPGNWSGYAGMLARAGADAIELNLYNVAADPGQSPEAVEDDYLTIITDVKKAIGDLPLAVKVSPFISSVAHFAPRALQAGARAVVLFNRFYGPDLDLEALSVHPTLALSTSAELPLRLRWAGILSAQVPDLQIAITGGVHSGADVIKSLLVGATVACTTSAVLSRGPAEISQMVADMRQWLASHDYESVDQLRGSMNASSVDDPEAFERAQYMQILHSWN; translated from the coding sequence ATGACCACCAACGTCGACATCTCCACCAACTACCTGGGCCTGGAGCTGAAGTGTCCGGTGATCTCATCGGCCAGTCCGCTCAATGCCCACGTCGACAAGCTGCGTGCCATCGAGGCCGCAGGAGCCGGAGCCGTGGTGCTGCCGAGCCTGTTCGCCGAGGAGGCGGAGGACGAGGAGCTGGAGGCTGCCGGGTTGCTCGACAGCGGTGACGAGTTCGCCGAGTTCGCCTCCTCGCCGCTCGTCGAGGTGGACCAGGGCGACCAGGGCACCAACCGTCACGTGTTGCTCGTGCAGCAGGCCAAGCAGGCGCTCACCATCCCGGTGATCGCCTCGGTGAACGGCTCGCACCCGGGCAACTGGTCGGGCTACGCGGGCATGCTCGCCCGTGCCGGCGCCGACGCCATCGAGCTCAACCTGTACAACGTCGCGGCCGACCCCGGGCAGTCGCCCGAGGCGGTCGAGGACGACTACCTGACGATCATCACCGATGTGAAGAAGGCCATCGGCGACCTGCCGTTGGCGGTGAAGGTCTCCCCGTTCATCAGCTCGGTGGCCCACTTCGCCCCGCGGGCGTTGCAGGCCGGTGCCCGTGCGGTGGTGCTGTTCAACCGCTTCTACGGCCCCGACCTCGACCTTGAGGCGTTGTCGGTGCATCCGACATTGGCGCTGTCGACCTCAGCCGAGTTGCCGTTGCGCCTGCGCTGGGCGGGCATCCTGTCGGCCCAGGTGCCGGACCTGCAGATCGCGATCACCGGTGGCGTGCACAGCGGCGCCGATGTGATCAAGTCGCTGCTCGTGGGGGCCACCGTGGCCTGCACCACCTCGGCGGTGCTCAGCCGGGGGCCGGCGGAGATCTCGCAGATGGTTGCCGACATGCGCCAGTGGCTGGCCAGCCACGACTACGAGTCGGTGGACCAGCTGCGCGGTTCGATGAATGCCTCGTCGGTGGACGACCCGGAGGCCTTCGAGCGCGCCCAGTACATGCAGATCCTGCACAGCTGGAACTGA
- a CDS encoding NUDIX hydrolase: MTTPDFVLRLRAAIGHDPLWLIGASAIVLRPGDTGQQVLLGKRSDSGRWSSIDGIVEPGEAPEETAVRECLEETELAVEVERLVMTGVLGPIRYPNGDVCSFVDHVFRCHVTGGRAGTGDRENTAVRWFGVDTLPADIDPVVVRRIRVAVENPREVVLAGRYPEYA, from the coding sequence ATGACCACTCCCGACTTCGTCCTGCGACTGCGCGCAGCGATCGGGCATGATCCCCTGTGGCTGATCGGCGCGTCGGCCATCGTGCTGCGCCCGGGTGACACCGGCCAGCAGGTGCTGCTCGGCAAGCGGTCTGATTCGGGCCGGTGGTCGTCCATTGACGGCATCGTCGAGCCCGGCGAGGCCCCCGAGGAGACCGCGGTGCGCGAATGCCTCGAGGAGACCGAGCTCGCCGTGGAGGTGGAGCGGCTGGTGATGACCGGCGTGCTCGGCCCGATCCGCTATCCCAACGGCGACGTGTGCTCCTTCGTCGACCATGTCTTCCGGTGCCATGTCACCGGTGGACGGGCCGGCACCGGCGACCGGGAGAACACTGCAGTGCGCTGGTTCGGCGTGGACACGCTGCCGGCCGACATTGATCCGGTGGTGGTGCGCCGCATCCGGGTGGCCGTGGAGAACCCGCGCGAGGTCGTGCTGGCGGGTCGCTACCCCGAATACGCCTGA
- a CDS encoding acyl-CoA carboxylase subunit epsilon: MSAPSAPLVVKGDPTDEELGAVAAVLAALTAESGPYENEDRQVPSGWKSYWRVVRQPLIPAHEGWRGSLR, translated from the coding sequence TTGTCGGCGCCCAGCGCGCCGCTGGTGGTCAAGGGCGACCCCACCGACGAGGAACTCGGTGCCGTGGCGGCCGTGCTGGCCGCGCTCACGGCCGAGTCGGGTCCCTATGAGAACGAGGACCGTCAGGTGCCCAGCGGTTGGAAGTCCTACTGGCGGGTGGTGCGCCAGCCGCTCATCCCGGCCCACGAGGGCTGGCGGGGCAGCCTGCGCTGA
- a CDS encoding Fpg/Nei family DNA glycosylase, producing MPEGHVLHGLAARFNELFADEQVQVSSPQGRFAESAALIDGSTLVQAQAWGKHLFVRFDAPIADPIVHIHLGLIGKLSFTELAPPVGQVRVRINDGTWAADLRGPQICRLISEDEEAAATKKLGADPLRSDSDPERAWTKVHRSGKPIASLLMNQAIFAGVGNIYRAEVLFRHRIDPQCPGNKLHRASFDLMWNDLVQLMRLGVRDGRIDTVYPEHTPEALGRPPRVDAHGGEVYVYRRADQPCLVCGSPIHETTLEGRHLFWCGRCQRRH from the coding sequence ATGCCTGAGGGACACGTACTGCACGGACTTGCCGCACGATTCAATGAGCTGTTCGCCGACGAACAGGTGCAGGTGAGCTCCCCGCAGGGCCGCTTCGCCGAGTCGGCCGCACTGATCGATGGCAGCACCCTGGTGCAGGCCCAGGCATGGGGCAAGCACCTGTTCGTGCGCTTCGACGCACCGATTGCCGATCCCATCGTGCACATCCACCTGGGGCTCATCGGCAAGCTGTCGTTCACCGAGCTGGCGCCGCCGGTGGGCCAGGTGCGCGTGCGCATCAATGACGGCACCTGGGCCGCAGACCTGCGCGGGCCCCAGATCTGCCGGCTCATCTCCGAGGACGAGGAGGCGGCCGCCACCAAGAAGTTGGGCGCCGACCCGCTGCGCAGCGACTCCGATCCCGAACGGGCCTGGACGAAGGTGCACCGCTCGGGCAAGCCCATCGCGTCGCTGCTGATGAACCAGGCGATCTTCGCCGGCGTCGGCAACATCTACCGGGCCGAGGTGCTGTTCCGTCATCGCATTGACCCCCAGTGCCCCGGCAACAAGCTCCACCGGGCGAGCTTCGACCTGATGTGGAACGACCTCGTGCAGCTGATGCGCCTGGGGGTCCGTGACGGGCGCATCGACACCGTCTATCCCGAACACACCCCCGAGGCGCTGGGGCGCCCGCCGCGCGTCGACGCCCATGGGGGCGAGGTCTATGTCTACCGTCGCGCCGACCAGCCATGCCTGGTGTGCGGCTCGCCGATCCACGAGACCACCCTTGAGGGACGCCACCTGTTCTGGTGCGGACGCTGCCAGCGACGTCACTGA
- a CDS encoding acyl-CoA carboxylase subunit beta, whose product MANLRTTAGKLADLGDRIDKAVHAASATSVDKQHARGKMTARERVLTLLDEGTFTEMDEFGRHRSTKFGMEKRRPYGDGVIIGVGAIHERPVCVFSQDVGIFGGSLGQVYGEKICKIIDFAVKTGVPLIGMNEGGGARIQEGVVSLGMYGEIFRRNTMASGVIPQISLIMGAAAGGHVYSPALTDFVVMVDQTSQMFITGPEVIKTVTGEDVSMEELGGGRTHNAIAGNAHYLAADEADAIEYVRDLVSYLPQNNLEDPPVYDFPDDVDVPINDHDRTLDALIPDDASHSYDMSEIIRTVLDDDEFLEVMGMYAPNIVCGFGRVEGRSIGVVANQPSQLAGVLDIKASEKAARFVRTCDAFNIPILTFVDVPGFLPGVDQEHNGIIHRGAKLIYAYAEATVPKMTVITRKAYGGAYIVMGSKHLGADVNLAWPTAQIAVMGASGAVNILYRKELAEADDPDAERERLMGEYEEEMSNPYVAAERGYVDQVIYPHETRSQVIRFLRLLRTKREALPPKKHGNIPL is encoded by the coding sequence ATGGCGAATCTCCGTACTACCGCCGGCAAGCTCGCTGATCTCGGCGACCGGATCGACAAGGCAGTCCACGCCGCGTCGGCAACCAGCGTCGACAAGCAGCATGCTCGCGGCAAGATGACCGCTCGTGAACGGGTGCTCACCCTGCTCGACGAGGGCACCTTCACCGAAATGGACGAATTCGGGCGGCACCGCAGCACCAAGTTCGGCATGGAAAAGCGTCGACCCTATGGCGATGGCGTGATCATCGGCGTGGGAGCCATCCATGAGCGTCCGGTCTGCGTGTTCAGTCAGGACGTCGGCATCTTCGGCGGTTCGCTCGGACAGGTGTACGGCGAGAAGATCTGCAAGATCATCGACTTCGCCGTGAAGACCGGCGTACCGCTGATCGGCATGAACGAGGGCGGCGGGGCCCGCATCCAGGAGGGGGTGGTCTCCCTGGGGATGTACGGCGAGATCTTCCGCCGCAACACGATGGCGTCGGGCGTCATCCCCCAGATCAGCCTCATCATGGGTGCCGCAGCCGGCGGGCACGTCTACTCCCCCGCGCTGACCGACTTCGTGGTGATGGTCGACCAGACCAGCCAGATGTTCATCACCGGCCCCGAAGTGATCAAGACGGTCACCGGCGAGGACGTCTCGATGGAGGAGTTGGGCGGCGGACGCACCCACAACGCCATTGCGGGCAATGCCCACTACCTGGCCGCCGACGAGGCCGATGCCATCGAATATGTGCGCGACCTGGTGAGCTACCTGCCGCAGAACAACCTCGAGGATCCCCCGGTCTATGACTTCCCCGATGACGTGGACGTGCCGATCAACGACCATGACCGCACGCTGGATGCCCTGATCCCCGACGACGCCTCGCACTCCTATGACATGTCCGAGATCATCCGCACCGTGCTGGACGATGACGAGTTCCTCGAGGTGATGGGCATGTACGCGCCCAACATCGTGTGCGGCTTCGGTCGCGTCGAGGGACGCAGCATCGGCGTGGTGGCCAACCAGCCCTCGCAGCTGGCCGGCGTGCTCGACATCAAGGCCAGCGAGAAGGCCGCCCGCTTCGTGCGCACCTGCGACGCCTTCAACATCCCGATCCTCACCTTCGTCGACGTGCCCGGCTTCCTGCCCGGCGTCGACCAGGAGCACAACGGCATCATCCACCGCGGCGCGAAGTTGATCTACGCCTATGCCGAGGCCACCGTGCCGAAGATGACGGTGATCACCCGCAAGGCCTATGGCGGCGCCTACATCGTGATGGGCTCCAAGCACCTCGGTGCCGACGTCAACCTGGCCTGGCCCACCGCACAGATCGCGGTGATGGGTGCCTCGGGCGCCGTCAACATCCTGTACCGCAAGGAGCTGGCGGAGGCCGACGATCCCGATGCCGAGCGTGAGCGCCTGATGGGCGAGTACGAGGAGGAGATGTCGAACCCCTATGTGGCTGCCGAACGCGGCTACGTGGACCAGGTGATCTATCCCCATGAGACCCGCTCGCAGGTGATCCGCTTCCTGCGGCTGCTGCGCACCAAGCGTGAGGCGCTGCCGCCCAAGAAGCACGGGAACATCCCGCTGTGA